In the genome of Epinephelus lanceolatus isolate andai-2023 chromosome 18, ASM4190304v1, whole genome shotgun sequence, one region contains:
- the aimp2 gene encoding aminoacyl tRNA synthase complex-interacting multifunctional protein 2 isoform X1 → MPMYQVKPICGGHIATDLPTCMYKLPNVHAQQGNSCTSEHALQNGEVDPAVKALEARQDEIMRKLYELKAAVEGLAKTVTTPDADLDLTVSSSLSSQSPSSTTFKGITDLDTLLGKDLGALRDIVINANPAQPPLTLLVLHSVLCQRYRVLSTVHVHSSVTSVPPQLLSCLGPRHADSYARQMFQLGFTLIWKDVPKLQMKFSVQNMCPIEGEANVARFLFKLLSPYPSDPAIATLVDSWVDTAFFQLAEGSAKERAAVLRALNSALGRNPWLAGPEFSLADIACYCCVLQSGSASSTPSNVQRWIKSCENLGHFNPVKLFLQ, encoded by the exons GCGCAGCAGGGGAACAGCTGCACCTCTGAGCACGCGCTTCAG aATGGCGAGGTGGACCCAGCAGTCAAAGCTCTGGAGGCCCGGCAGGACGAGATAATGAGAAAACTGTACGAGCTGAAAGCGGCTGTGGAGGGCCTGGCCAAGACAGTGACCACCCCAGATGCCGATCTGGACCTGACAGTCAGCAGCAGCCTCTCCTCCCAAAGCCCCAGCTCCACGACCTTTAAAGGCATCACAGACCTGGACACACTACTGGGCAAG GACCTTGGTGCTCTCCGTGACATCGTCATCAACGCCAACCCGGCACAGCCACCCCTGACCCTGCTGGTGCTCCACAGCGTGTTGTGTCAGCGCTATCGGGTGCTCTCCACCGTCCATGTCCACTCCTCGGTCACCAGTGTGCCGCCACAGCTCCTGTCCTGCCTCGGTCCACGTCACGCAGACAGCTATGCTCGCCAGATGTTCCAGCTGGGCTTCACCCTCATATGGAAAGATG TCCCCAAACTGCAGATGAAGTTTAGCGTCCAGAACATGTGTCCCATCGAAGGTGAGGCCAACGTGGCGCGCTTCCTCTTCAAGCTGCTGTCTCCCTACCCCAGTGACCCTGCCATTGCCACACTGGTGGACAGCTGGGTGGACACAGCTTTCTTCCAGCTGGCAGAGGGCAGCGCCAAGGAGCGAGCTGCCGTCCTACGCGCCCTGAACTCCGCTCTGGGCCGGAACCCCTGGCTGGCAGGGCCCGAGTTCTCCCTGGCCGACATCGCCTGCTATTGCTGCGTGCTGCAAAGTGGCTCCGCGTCCTCTACACCCTCTAACGTCCAGCGCTGGATCAAGTCCTGTGAGAACCTGGGCCACTTCAACCCTGTCAAGCTATTTCTGCAGTGA
- the aimp2 gene encoding aminoacyl tRNA synthase complex-interacting multifunctional protein 2 isoform X2 yields the protein MPMYQNGEVDPAVKALEARQDEIMRKLYELKAAVEGLAKTVTTPDADLDLTVSSSLSSQSPSSTTFKGITDLDTLLGKDLGALRDIVINANPAQPPLTLLVLHSVLCQRYRVLSTVHVHSSVTSVPPQLLSCLGPRHADSYARQMFQLGFTLIWKDVPKLQMKFSVQNMCPIEGEANVARFLFKLLSPYPSDPAIATLVDSWVDTAFFQLAEGSAKERAAVLRALNSALGRNPWLAGPEFSLADIACYCCVLQSGSASSTPSNVQRWIKSCENLGHFNPVKLFLQ from the exons aATGGCGAGGTGGACCCAGCAGTCAAAGCTCTGGAGGCCCGGCAGGACGAGATAATGAGAAAACTGTACGAGCTGAAAGCGGCTGTGGAGGGCCTGGCCAAGACAGTGACCACCCCAGATGCCGATCTGGACCTGACAGTCAGCAGCAGCCTCTCCTCCCAAAGCCCCAGCTCCACGACCTTTAAAGGCATCACAGACCTGGACACACTACTGGGCAAG GACCTTGGTGCTCTCCGTGACATCGTCATCAACGCCAACCCGGCACAGCCACCCCTGACCCTGCTGGTGCTCCACAGCGTGTTGTGTCAGCGCTATCGGGTGCTCTCCACCGTCCATGTCCACTCCTCGGTCACCAGTGTGCCGCCACAGCTCCTGTCCTGCCTCGGTCCACGTCACGCAGACAGCTATGCTCGCCAGATGTTCCAGCTGGGCTTCACCCTCATATGGAAAGATG TCCCCAAACTGCAGATGAAGTTTAGCGTCCAGAACATGTGTCCCATCGAAGGTGAGGCCAACGTGGCGCGCTTCCTCTTCAAGCTGCTGTCTCCCTACCCCAGTGACCCTGCCATTGCCACACTGGTGGACAGCTGGGTGGACACAGCTTTCTTCCAGCTGGCAGAGGGCAGCGCCAAGGAGCGAGCTGCCGTCCTACGCGCCCTGAACTCCGCTCTGGGCCGGAACCCCTGGCTGGCAGGGCCCGAGTTCTCCCTGGCCGACATCGCCTGCTATTGCTGCGTGCTGCAAAGTGGCTCCGCGTCCTCTACACCCTCTAACGTCCAGCGCTGGATCAAGTCCTGTGAGAACCTGGGCCACTTCAACCCTGTCAAGCTATTTCTGCAGTGA
- the zbedx gene encoding uncharacterized protein zbedx, with product MSEMDVDHHESSGETKSAMHTWRYRHHFTYKADQGKNIIVQCNLCLPRVNLLSTSKTSTSNLKKHLDRTHLGCEARPDVKRGRKKEEHNGEESRHCQLKKLKAEIISKCMTQAKIEELIFNFIVEDCQSFYVLEQPGFRKLIAGLTEGLKSMDRVTLFTKVDQGFSRMREELMAKLNSIQYVCTTADIWTANNRSFFGMTCHWIDKHSLERKSAALGFARLQGRITHDTIAGRIHDIHVAYNIESKVQTTVTDNGSPFISVFKEFAVDSQESDDDIGFYENVSAVLEGEPEQDMLLFLPTVQRCASHTLELIVTEDFWQAVSQGPMCQLHYSTLAKVYAIWSKCHHLQVGMSAAEEIGKMALVVPAVIRWNVEYCAIQKIVSLTERELTELCARLEVPRLQPEEMAFLKEYVTVFHPLAFALELFQAEQKCYLGLVIPTVLSLKNKLNEQKDVANYFGDVITAVVGAIDVRFQELFASTEAKIATATTPQFRLWWMAASDREEMCSLLATEASQMDPCSVTEANTSRNLSTIESEDDFFSYGSVKPTIQIQQRGVMEEVRKYLEGTGKSLECLQDFPRMKQLFLKYNTTLPSTAPVQRLFSQKGNLVTSQRNFLTDDYFERIQLLRYNGNVCTLVTE from the exons ATGTCCGAAATGGATGTTGATCACCATGAAAGCAGCGGCGAGACCAAATCGGCCATGCATACTTGGCGTTATCGCCACCATTTCACGTACAAGGCAGATCAAGGAAAAAATATCATCGTCCAGTGTAATCTATGTCTGCCGAGGGTCAATCTGCTCTCCACGTCGAAAACCTCCACATCAAACCTAAAGAAGCATTTAGAC AGAACACACTTGGGCTGTGAAGCCAGGCCTGATGTcaagagggggaggaagaaagaagagCACAACGGTGAGGAGAGCAGGCACTGCCAGCTGAAGAAGCTCAAAGCGGAAATCATCTCCAAATGCATGACCCAAGCAAAGATCGAAGAGCTGATATTCAACTTCATTGTGGAAGACTGCCAGTCGTTTTATGTGCTGGAGCAGCCCGGCTTCAGGAAGTTGATCGCAGGCTTGACTGAAGGGCTAAAGTCCATGGACAGGGTGACCTTGTTTACAAAGGTGGACCAGGGTTTCTCCAGGATGCGGGAGGAGCTGATGGCGAAGCTCAACAGCATCCAGTACGTGTGCACCACGGCTGACATCTGGACGGCCAACAACAGGAGCTTCTTCGGGATGACCTGTCACTGGATCGATAAGCATTCTCTGGAGAGGAAGTCTGCGGCCTTGGGGTTCGCACGGCTGCAGGGCAGAATCACACACGACACCATCGCCGGACGGATACACGACATCCACGTGGCGTACAATATCGAGAGTAAAGTTCAGACCACAGTCACTGATAACGGCAGCCCCTTCATCAGCGTGTTCAAAGAGTTCGCGGTGGACAGCCAGGAAAGCGACGACGACATCGGGTTCTACGAGAACGTGAGCGCCGTCCTGGAGGGCGAGCCGGAGCAGGACATGCTCCTGTTTCTGCCCACCGTGCAGCGCTGTGCATCACACACCCTGGAGCTGATTGTCACTGAGGACTTCTGGCAGGCCGTGTCACAGGGGCCCATGTGCCAGCTGCATTACAGCACGCTGGCCAAGGTGTACGCCATCTGGAGCAAATGCCACCACCTCCAGGTCGGTATGAGCGCAGCAGAGGAGATAGGAAAGATGGCGCTGGTCGTGCCTGCTGTCATACGTTGGAATGTGGAGTACTGTGCGATACAGAAGATCGTCTCACTCACAGAGCGGGAGCTGACGGAGCTGTGCGCCCGCCTGGAGGTCCCACGCTTGCAACCGGAGGAGATGGCCTTCCTGAAAGAATACGTGACCGTGTTCCACCCGCTCGCTTTTGCACTTGAACTTTTCCAAGCGGAGCAGAAGTGCTACCTGGGTCTGGTCATCCCAACCGTGCTCAGCCTGAAGAATAAGTTAAATGAGCAGAAAGACGTGGCAAATTACTTCGGCGATGTCATCACCGCCGTTGTAGGGGCTATTGACGTGCGGTTCCAGGAGCTGTTTGCCAGCACAGAAGCGAAGATTGCGACAGCGACGACTCCTCAGTTCCGTTTGTGGTGGATGGCTGCCTCTGACAGGGAGGAGATGTGCTCCCTGCTGGCGACAGAGGCATCCCAGATGGATCCCTGTAGCGTAACGGAGGCAAACACAAGCCGGAATCTGTCAACCATTGAATCCGAAGATGACTTCTTCAGCTACGGGTCTGTGAAGCCCACCATTCAGATCCAGCAACGGGGGGTGATGGAGGAGGTCCGCAAGTACCTCGAAGGGACGGGGAAGAGCCTCGAGTGCCTTCAGGACTTCCCCAGAATGAAGCAGCTTTTCCTCAAATACAACACCACCCTGCCGTCCACCGCCCCCGTCCAGCGTCTCTTCAGCCAGAAAGGCAACCTGGTCACCTCACAGAGAAACTTTCTGACCGATGACTACTTCGAGCGCATTCAGCTTTTGAGATACAACGGTAATGTGTGCACTTTGGTCACCGAGTGA
- the cacng4b gene encoding calcium channel, voltage-dependent, gamma subunit 4b, with protein MGWCDRGVQTLLATVGAFAAFSLMTIAIGTDYWLYSRAYICNSTNTTTDETQPQPKTKKGDLTHSGLWRICCIEGINQGSCYRINHFPDDNDYDTDSSEYLLRIVRASSVFPILSTILLMLGGLCVGVGRVYNKTNNVLLSAGILFVAAGLSNIIGIIVYISSNAGDPSDKRDDDKKYTYSYGWSFYFGALSFIVAETVAVLAINIYIEKNKEVRWKARREFIRSLSSSSPYSRIPSFRYRRRTSHASSHSTEASRENSPVVGLKGAQSSSGPLDELSMYALARDSVTENTYSPEHEEAAEFLQVHNCFPNDLKDGVNRRTTPV; from the exons ATGGGTTGGTGTGACCGCGGGGTTCAAACGCTGCTGGCCACCGTGGGGGCTTTCGCTGCCTTCAGCCTGATGACCATCGCCATCGGCACGGACTACTGGCTCTATTCGCGCGCGTACATCTGCAACAGCACCAATACCACCACAGACGAGACCCAGCCGCAGCCCAAAACCAAGAAGGGAGATCTCACTCACTCCGGGCTGTGGAGAATCTGCTGTATTGAAG GAATCAATCAAGGCAGCTGTTACAGGATAAACCATTTCCCTGATGACAACGACTACGACACAGACAGCTCTGAATACCTGCTGC GTATAGTTCGTGCCTCCAGTGTGTTCCCCATCCTCAGCACCATCCTGTTGATGCTCGGTGGGCTGTGCGTCGGGGTTGGTCGAGTctacaacaagacaaacaatgTCCTCCTCAGCGCGGGCAttctctttgtagctgcag GTTTGAGCAACATAATTGGCATCATCGTCTACATCTCCAGCAACGCAGGAGACCCCAGCGATAAACGTGACGATGACAAGAAGTACACGTACTCCTATGGATGGTCATTCTATTTTGGTGCCCTCTCCTTCATTGTGGCTGAAACTGTGGCTGTCCTCGCCATCAACATCTACATTGAAAAAAACAAGGAAGTCCGGTGGAAGGCTCGGCGCGAGTTCATCCGTtcactctcttcctcttccccgTACTCAAGGATACCGAGCTTCCGCTACCGCCGGCGGACGTCGCACGCCAGCTCTCATTCGACAGAGGCATCGCGGGAGAACTCACCTGTGGTTGGTCTGAAGGGGGCACAATCCTCCAGTGGGCCCCTGGATGAGTTGTCCATGTACGCCCTGGCGAGGGACAGTGTGACGGAGAATACATACAGCCCCGAACACGAGGAGGCTGCAGAGTTCCTCCAGGTCCATAACTGTTTCCCCAATGATTTAAAGGACGGGGTGAATCGCAGAACCACACCAGTGTGA